In Candidatus Paceibacterota bacterium, one genomic interval encodes:
- a CDS encoding FAD:protein FMN transferase, with translation MPSQFKFEAIGTKWVIDIWATLLPQAEAKIKTQIQERIAIFDKNYSRFRKDSLVAEMSRKTGEYRLPADAGPMLVLYKELYDVTGGLLTPLVGQTLVDAGYDASYSLEQKKPLRQPPRWEEVMELIPAKGDEKNFILKIKTPGLLDFGAAGKGYLIDIVGGVLEKNGIQHYCVDAGGDMRHRGEKILQVGLENPENIEQVIGVTPLFNQALAGSAGNRRVWKNFHHIIDPMKLASPRHILALWVKVEKGTVVNETMLADALATCLFFVTPSILLKKYQFEYLILYADHSIEKSEGWQGEVFSV, from the coding sequence ATGCCATCTCAATTTAAATTTGAGGCTATCGGCACAAAATGGGTGATTGATATTTGGGCAACTCTCTTGCCGCAAGCTGAAGCTAAAATCAAAACCCAAATCCAAGAGAGGATTGCCATTTTTGATAAAAATTATTCTCGTTTCCGTAAAGATTCACTGGTGGCGGAAATGTCGCGGAAAACCGGAGAATACAGACTGCCGGCCGATGCTGGGCCAATGCTGGTCTTGTATAAAGAACTTTATGACGTGACGGGAGGCCTTTTGACTCCGCTTGTCGGGCAGACTCTGGTAGATGCCGGCTATGACGCCTCCTATTCTTTGGAGCAAAAAAAACCTTTGAGGCAGCCACCGAGATGGGAGGAGGTGATGGAGCTTATTCCAGCCAAAGGAGATGAGAAGAATTTCATTTTAAAAATAAAAACGCCAGGGCTGCTGGACTTTGGAGCCGCAGGCAAAGGCTATCTCATAGATATAGTCGGTGGGGTGTTGGAAAAAAATGGTATTCAACATTATTGTGTAGATGCGGGAGGGGATATGAGGCATCGAGGAGAAAAAATCCTGCAGGTAGGCTTGGAAAATCCTGAAAATATTGAGCAGGTGATCGGGGTGACCCCTCTTTTCAATCAAGCGCTGGCGGGCTCAGCCGGCAATCGTCGTGTCTGGAAAAATTTTCACCACATTATAGATCCAATGAAGCTAGCTTCACCTAGGCATATTTTGGCCTTGTGGGTAAAGGTGGAAAAAGGCACCGTGGTAAATGAAACCATGCTCGCTGACGCTTTGGCCACCTGTCTATTTTTTGTCACACCATCCATTTTGCTAAAAAAATATCAGTTTGAATATTTAATCCTTTATGCCGACCATTCGATCGAAAAGTCCGAAGGCTGGCAGGGAGAAGTTTTTTCGGTTTGA
- a CDS encoding helix-turn-helix domain-containing protein, producing MKNEYLKLKTSLTSFGFSKKEADVYIAILELGKGTVSQISRKAGINRTTGYDILNSLLNKNVVSVSGKEPKQEYSAESPTNITEYLKKQAAALEEQIKESESLVPELNILHSKKNRPKIRFYEGIEGLKKVYEDTLTSPETIRAYATIDDMHKALPNYFPEYYKRRAAKNIFILGIVPETELGKERSRRNTEEKREISFVPADKYYFSPEINIYGNKIMIASWREKLGIIIESEEIADAMKKIHDLAWIGSKHLEE from the coding sequence ATGAAAAATGAATACCTAAAACTAAAAACATCCCTAACCTCTTTTGGATTTAGTAAAAAAGAGGCAGATGTGTATATCGCTATCCTAGAACTTGGAAAAGGGACAGTCTCTCAAATATCTCGAAAAGCCGGAATAAACCGGACAACTGGATATGACATCCTGAATTCCCTTTTAAATAAAAACGTGGTGAGTGTCTCCGGCAAAGAACCCAAACAAGAATATTCTGCCGAGTCCCCCACCAACATTACCGAGTACTTAAAGAAGCAAGCAGCGGCATTGGAAGAACAAATAAAAGAATCCGAAAGTCTCGTGCCAGAGCTAAACATTCTTCATTCTAAAAAAAATAGGCCGAAAATTCGTTTCTATGAAGGCATTGAGGGTTTGAAAAAAGTTTATGAAGATACTTTGACTAGCCCAGAGACGATCCGAGCTTACGCCACCATAGACGACATGCACAAAGCTCTACCAAATTATTTTCCAGAATACTATAAAAGGCGCGCGGCTAAAAATATCTTTATCCTAGGGATTGTGCCGGAAACTGAACTGGGTAAAGAAAGATCCAGGAGGAATACCGAGGAGAAGAGAGAGATTTCCTTCGTACCTGCAGACAAATATTATTTTTCACCCGAAATAAATATCTATGGCAACAAGATCATGATTGCTTCTTGGAGAGAAAAGCTTGGCATCATCATCGAGAGCGAAGAAATCGCCGACGCCATGAAGAAGATCCATGATCTAGCGTGGATTGGCTCGAAGCATTTGGAAGAATAA
- a CDS encoding calcium-binding protein encodes MFVDTVMQKPNSLFKAIVAVVVIGVVSLGVLIYLGLKNDEDGSVAGSSNANNQVASDSVPSPSGQDVTAQIAQTSQATKETSGSVYKDGTYSAQGNYNSPGGPESINVTLTIKNDIVTGAGVTAMAKDRTSQRYQGYFISGYKQYVIGKNISTISLDKVSGSSLTPAGFNMAIQKIEVQAKA; translated from the coding sequence ATGTTTGTAGATACAGTTATGCAAAAACCAAATTCATTATTTAAAGCAATCGTGGCAGTAGTGGTGATCGGGGTGGTTTCTCTCGGTGTTCTCATATATTTAGGTTTGAAAAATGATGAAGACGGATCTGTGGCTGGTAGTTCTAATGCCAACAATCAAGTCGCTTCGGATTCGGTCCCTTCTCCCTCTGGTCAGGATGTGACGGCTCAAATTGCTCAGACTTCTCAGGCTACCAAAGAAACCTCCGGCTCTGTCTATAAAGATGGCACTTATTCTGCTCAGGGCAATTACAACTCCCCGGGCGGCCCTGAAAGCATCAATGTCACTTTGACGATTAAAAATGACATTGTGACTGGCGCTGGGGTCACAGCTATGGCTAAAGATCGGACTTCCCAAAGATACCAGGGGTATTTTATTTCTGGCTACAAGCAATACGTCATTGGCAAAAATATCAGCACCATTAGTCTCGATAAAGTTTCTGGCTCTTCTTTGACCCCTGCTGGCTTCAATATGGCTATTCAGAAAATTGAGGTACAGGCCAAGGCTTAG
- a CDS encoding penicillin-binding protein activator: MKKTIWTVVVIIVLIIVALLLSAGKGSPSSTGPIKVGFIGPLTGDASSLGEVAKAAVELATDEINAAGGVNGRQINVTYEDGKCGADASQAANKLVNVDGVSLIVGGLCSGETASFVKDIGNKIPVVSYCSSAPTLSGAAKFFSRDYPSDAFQGKYAAEYLYNTLGARKVVVFYHISDWGTGVKTVFESRFKELGGQIVDEEGTPQTAKDYRTEIAKIKTFSADYIYMPMFPEGGTVAVNQLNQLGVKTKIFGADAWSDPKFQADVNGKGDIFYTKIKVPNNDAFNAKLLAKSGGKEIPICAPQAYDAMKLAAQVIAQVGVDPQKFTDALRTTTYNGVSGQISFEPNGDLATASYAVERIANGTEAEVK, from the coding sequence ATGAAAAAAACTATTTGGACGGTGGTGGTGATAATTGTTTTGATTATTGTCGCTTTACTATTATCAGCTGGTAAAGGTAGCCCATCAAGTACTGGACCAATCAAGGTTGGATTTATTGGACCGTTGACGGGGGACGCTTCTTCACTTGGGGAAGTAGCCAAAGCTGCGGTTGAATTGGCTACAGATGAGATCAATGCAGCAGGTGGAGTAAATGGTAGACAAATAAATGTCACTTATGAAGATGGAAAATGTGGCGCTGACGCCTCACAAGCTGCCAACAAACTCGTTAATGTCGACGGAGTCTCTTTAATAGTTGGAGGTTTATGCTCTGGAGAAACAGCTTCATTTGTAAAGGATATAGGAAACAAAATTCCGGTGGTTTCATATTGTTCTTCAGCCCCTACTCTTTCTGGTGCAGCAAAATTCTTCTCAAGAGATTATCCATCCGATGCCTTTCAAGGTAAATATGCTGCAGAATATTTGTATAATACTTTAGGCGCTAGAAAGGTTGTTGTTTTCTACCATATATCTGATTGGGGGACAGGGGTAAAGACAGTATTTGAATCAAGGTTCAAAGAGTTGGGAGGGCAGATTGTGGATGAAGAAGGAACTCCACAAACCGCTAAGGATTATCGAACTGAAATCGCAAAAATCAAGACTTTCAGCGCAGATTATATTTATATGCCTATGTTCCCAGAGGGTGGAACTGTGGCAGTCAACCAACTCAACCAGCTTGGTGTCAAAACAAAAATATTTGGAGCTGATGCATGGTCAGATCCAAAATTTCAAGCGGATGTAAATGGTAAAGGAGACATTTTTTATACTAAGATTAAAGTGCCAAACAATGATGCATTTAATGCTAAACTCTTAGCAAAATCTGGTGGAAAAGAAATTCCTATTTGTGCACCTCAGGCCTATGATGCCATGAAGCTTGCTGCTCAGGTCATTGCTCAGGTGGGTGTTGATCCTCAGAAATTTACTGACGCCTTAAGGACTACAACTTATAATGGGGTATCAGGTCAGATCAGTTTTGAACCAAACGGTGACTTGGCGACAGCTAGTTATGCAGTAGAAAGAATTGCTAATGGGACTGAAGCAGAAGTGAAATAA